A part of Gossypium hirsutum isolate 1008001.06 chromosome A07, Gossypium_hirsutum_v2.1, whole genome shotgun sequence genomic DNA contains:
- the LOC107952901 gene encoding protein SET DOMAIN GROUP 40 isoform X3, protein MKLCLLHSKPIILTLLPKFAFVFQYSIYVLICVSTKHNDWTKAICLFSFTRQVDYAIWAAQKAVTKAKYEWEQAFTLMKELKLKPPLLTFRAWIWATGTLKKLTKV, encoded by the exons ATGAAACTTTGTCTCTTGCACTCAAAGCCCATCATTCTCACTCTTCTACCCAAGTTTGCTTTTGTGTTTCAGTATTCGATATATGTTTTAATCTGCGTTTCAACCAAACACAATGACTGGACTAAAGCAATTTGTCTATTTTCATTTACAAGGCAg GTGGATTATGCCATCTGGGCTGCTCAAAAAGCTGTCACAAAAGCTAAATACGAGTGGGAACAAGCCTTCACTCTCATGAAGGAACTTAAGCTTAAGCCTCCACTTCTCACTTTCAGGGCTTGGATTTGGGCTACTGGGACT CTTAAGAAGCTAACGAAGGTCTAA
- the LOC107952901 gene encoding uncharacterized protein isoform X4 has protein sequence MKLCLLHSKPIILTLLPKFAFVFQYSIYVLICVSTKHNDWTKAICLFSFTRQVDYAIWAAQKAVTKAKYEWEQAFTLMKELKLKPPLLTFRAWIWATGTVC, from the exons ATGAAACTTTGTCTCTTGCACTCAAAGCCCATCATTCTCACTCTTCTACCCAAGTTTGCTTTTGTGTTTCAGTATTCGATATATGTTTTAATCTGCGTTTCAACCAAACACAATGACTGGACTAAAGCAATTTGTCTATTTTCATTTACAAGGCAg GTGGATTATGCCATCTGGGCTGCTCAAAAAGCTGTCACAAAAGCTAAATACGAGTGGGAACAAGCCTTCACTCTCATGAAGGAACTTAAGCTTAAGCCTCCACTTCTCACTTTCAGGGCTTGGATTTGGGCTACTGGGACT GTGTGTTGA
- the LOC107952901 gene encoding uncharacterized protein isoform X1, with the protein MKLCLLHSKPIILTLLPKFAFVFQYSIYVLICVSTKHNDWTKAICLFSFTRQVDYAIWAAQKAVTKAKYEWEQAFTLMKELKLKPPLLTFRAWIWATGTALDLKPNYVRAWANMGISYANQVFVGCMVQD; encoded by the exons ATGAAACTTTGTCTCTTGCACTCAAAGCCCATCATTCTCACTCTTCTACCCAAGTTTGCTTTTGTGTTTCAGTATTCGATATATGTTTTAATCTGCGTTTCAACCAAACACAATGACTGGACTAAAGCAATTTGTCTATTTTCATTTACAAGGCAg GTGGATTATGCCATCTGGGCTGCTCAAAAAGCTGTCACAAAAGCTAAATACGAGTGGGAACAAGCCTTCACTCTCATGAAGGAACTTAAGCTTAAGCCTCCACTTCTCACTTTCAGGGCTTGGATTTGGGCTACTGGGACT GCACTAGATTTGAAGCCAAACTATGTGCGTGCTTGGGCAAACATGGGTATCAGTTACGCCAACCAGG TTTTTGTTGGATGCATGGTCCAGGATTAG
- the LOC107952901 gene encoding uncharacterized protein isoform X2 — MKLCLLHSKPIILTLLPKFAFVFQYSIYVLICVSTKHNDWTKAICLFSFTRQVDYAIWAAQKAVTKAKYEWEQAFTLMKELKLKPPLLTFRAWIWATGTALDLKPNYVRAWANMGISYANQV, encoded by the exons ATGAAACTTTGTCTCTTGCACTCAAAGCCCATCATTCTCACTCTTCTACCCAAGTTTGCTTTTGTGTTTCAGTATTCGATATATGTTTTAATCTGCGTTTCAACCAAACACAATGACTGGACTAAAGCAATTTGTCTATTTTCATTTACAAGGCAg GTGGATTATGCCATCTGGGCTGCTCAAAAAGCTGTCACAAAAGCTAAATACGAGTGGGAACAAGCCTTCACTCTCATGAAGGAACTTAAGCTTAAGCCTCCACTTCTCACTTTCAGGGCTTGGATTTGGGCTACTGGGACT GCACTAGATTTGAAGCCAAACTATGTGCGTGCTTGGGCAAACATGGGTATCAGTTACGCCAACCAG GTTTGA